In Bythopirellula goksoeyrii, a single window of DNA contains:
- a CDS encoding serine/threonine-protein kinase, which yields MHSNNSGLASAKSIYFSAIEIEDEAQCAKYLDDACQGDDQLRQEAEQLLAAHGATREGVISRAVAELNPNVEHTSPNSKILSAAVASDAWDVSQHPVIGRYKLLEEIGRGGMGTVYMAQQTEPIKRRVALKLINPGMDSREVIARFEAERQALAMMDHPNIARVLDAGTTEQGHPYFVMELVRGIPITEYCQQHRLTIEERLRLIVDVCHAVQHAHQKGIIHRDLKPSNVMVTGSEGVPAIKVIDFGVAKALHQDLTDKTLFTQFSQLIGTPLYVSPEQAGLGNLDVDTRSDIYSLGVLLYELLTGTTPFDRETLAKAGIDDARKIIREQEPLRPSARLSTLRAANDSTTRMPVASENRRLVTKLQSELDWIAMRALEKERGRRYQTASDLAEDIERYFNNEPIEAKPPTFASWLGKWSRRHAALVWTLLCISLVSATALGISNFSISASRNEAVRHSEQAELERQKAEQLQLAAIEQKNIAHKNQYYAEMVAGQFQTDSGNAGGLIDNLIKYLPLPQTQDIRGWEWYYLLSKCRPEERTIVYPGLTPFVAWSPDGKFIAAPGAVWEADSGKCIRRFDTSYIMRYRSAWSPDGEQLAWGMTEDENAYYIWERNSNRVSRYACDARVNTVAWSPEGSLIAVGLIGVMKTREAGMELRHRIEVRDAVSQQLRYELPGFDSDVSLAWSPDGRFLAAGYDWGGDLEIWDVSKRERVKTLGLPGIAVCVSWHPRGNQLAVSEDDRWRLFDTKNWEQVYESGRGRYGEAISFSPDGALIAVSQGEAVAILDSSKKTRIVELQGHRYPVHSLSWHPDSRRLVSGGESTEIKLWDLDRERPAMIATEDDIETITWQDADQILTVVDPAGRSTALWNVRNGANSSRHLMSPEDPIAVSADRTRAAIHDDGDKISILDVATGTPCASIPVDSQRHFHTVSCSPDGSTVLVQTEAERVLRLEVWNVDQERLLWTWESKRASRNASGPLNRVTWNTDGTRFAAIGFGDDGENGSKYWRDHLHLFDIPQKSRLFKYLPNGRDKIISACWDANGGRIAIGTADGRLEVVDAEHSVQLFSEKIHVDGITAIAWHPTGKRLALGTRDGTVKIADSEAGTVLLNFPPLSTRISSMAWSANGQELAAASARGEIQSWDARRGYELASGSTRRGELAWAYYGQSPKAASESRTDALQAFMKYAPDTLGYWRSRGEVCAELGNFKRAREEFSKAIGSDLKYSFSAARARAWAILGSGRWGDFHQTCAELVQEFQHSPIPSNQGYVSWLWAMTPNELIDPETVVQMAHTYRDEYQGDRAHLTYGACLYRKGDLDEAVRVLMSLSAKLDRGGDQVDLYHSACANYFLAMSRYSLGNEFQARRLCQEANQFTDACLTRLPSTAWQQRVALQTLRQEANAMLAD from the coding sequence ATGCACTCGAACAACTCTGGACTTGCCTCGGCCAAGTCGATCTACTTCTCGGCCATCGAAATCGAAGACGAGGCGCAATGCGCCAAGTACCTCGACGACGCCTGCCAAGGCGACGACCAGTTGCGCCAAGAAGCCGAACAGCTGCTCGCCGCACATGGGGCGACGCGCGAAGGTGTCATCTCGCGGGCGGTCGCGGAGCTCAACCCGAACGTGGAGCACACCTCGCCAAACAGCAAGATCCTGTCAGCGGCCGTCGCCTCCGATGCATGGGATGTTTCCCAGCATCCCGTCATTGGCCGTTACAAGCTGCTGGAAGAGATTGGCCGCGGCGGCATGGGCACCGTCTACATGGCCCAGCAGACCGAACCGATCAAACGGCGGGTCGCGCTGAAGCTGATCAATCCGGGCATGGACTCCCGCGAGGTGATCGCCCGCTTTGAGGCGGAACGCCAGGCACTGGCAATGATGGACCATCCCAATATTGCCCGAGTGCTAGACGCGGGAACCACCGAGCAGGGTCACCCCTACTTTGTGATGGAGTTGGTGCGCGGCATCCCGATCACCGAGTATTGTCAGCAGCATCGGCTGACTATCGAAGAAAGGCTCCGCCTGATTGTTGACGTGTGCCATGCTGTGCAGCATGCCCATCAAAAAGGCATTATTCATCGCGACCTAAAACCATCGAATGTGATGGTCACTGGTAGTGAAGGTGTTCCTGCGATCAAAGTGATCGACTTCGGCGTGGCCAAGGCGCTGCATCAAGACCTGACCGACAAGACGCTCTTCACTCAGTTTTCGCAACTCATTGGTACGCCGCTTTACGTCAGCCCCGAACAGGCCGGGCTCGGCAACCTCGACGTGGACACTCGCAGCGACATCTATTCGCTCGGCGTCTTGCTCTACGAGTTGCTGACCGGCACGACCCCGTTCGATCGTGAGACGCTGGCAAAAGCCGGGATCGACGACGCCCGCAAAATCATACGCGAACAAGAACCCCTGCGCCCAAGTGCGCGGCTCAGCACACTTCGAGCTGCCAACGATTCGACCACAAGAATGCCTGTTGCTAGTGAAAACAGACGCCTCGTAACCAAGTTGCAGAGTGAGCTGGACTGGATCGCCATGCGGGCCTTGGAGAAGGAGCGTGGGCGCCGCTATCAAACTGCCAGCGATTTAGCCGAGGATATCGAGCGCTATTTCAACAACGAACCGATTGAGGCGAAGCCGCCAACATTTGCGAGTTGGCTCGGAAAGTGGTCGCGACGGCATGCTGCGCTGGTTTGGACACTCTTGTGCATCTCGCTCGTGTCGGCGACGGCGCTGGGCATCAGCAACTTTTCCATCTCTGCGTCTCGCAATGAAGCTGTGCGACATAGTGAGCAGGCGGAACTCGAACGCCAGAAGGCTGAGCAACTGCAATTAGCCGCCATAGAGCAGAAGAATATTGCCCATAAGAATCAGTACTACGCAGAGATGGTAGCGGGGCAATTCCAGACTGACAGTGGCAATGCAGGAGGACTGATTGACAATCTCATTAAGTACTTGCCTCTTCCGCAGACTCAAGACATTCGCGGCTGGGAATGGTACTACTTGCTGTCCAAGTGTCGCCCCGAGGAACGAACTATTGTCTATCCCGGACTCACACCATTCGTCGCTTGGAGTCCCGATGGAAAATTCATCGCTGCTCCAGGGGCTGTCTGGGAGGCAGATTCCGGCAAGTGCATCCGTAGGTTTGATACCTCATACATCATGAGATACAGGTCTGCATGGAGTCCCGATGGTGAGCAGCTAGCATGGGGCATGACAGAGGACGAAAACGCATATTACATCTGGGAACGCAACAGCAACCGTGTAAGTCGATATGCTTGCGATGCTAGGGTCAACACCGTCGCTTGGAGCCCAGAAGGCTCGCTGATTGCTGTAGGATTAATTGGGGTGATGAAGACTAGGGAGGCGGGAATGGAGTTGCGGCATCGCATCGAGGTCCGCGACGCTGTTTCCCAGCAGTTGAGGTATGAACTTCCGGGTTTCGACTCTGATGTATCCTTGGCCTGGAGCCCTGATGGCCGCTTTTTAGCTGCTGGATATGATTGGGGTGGAGATCTTGAAATATGGGACGTATCGAAGCGCGAGCGCGTTAAGACATTAGGTCTCCCAGGTATTGCCGTATGTGTATCGTGGCATCCTCGCGGAAATCAATTGGCTGTCTCAGAAGATGATCGTTGGCGTCTGTTTGACACGAAGAACTGGGAGCAAGTCTACGAATCAGGTCGCGGTCGATATGGGGAAGCGATTAGTTTTAGCCCTGACGGAGCTCTCATCGCTGTCTCGCAAGGCGAAGCCGTTGCAATTCTTGATTCCTCGAAGAAGACAAGAATTGTAGAGCTTCAAGGGCATCGGTACCCGGTGCATTCTTTGTCGTGGCATCCGGATAGCAGACGACTCGTCTCAGGTGGCGAATCTACGGAAATCAAGCTTTGGGATCTCGATCGAGAACGCCCGGCAATGATAGCAACCGAAGACGATATTGAAACGATCACTTGGCAAGATGCTGATCAGATATTGACCGTAGTAGATCCAGCGGGGCGTTCTACTGCCCTATGGAACGTTCGAAACGGTGCAAACAGCAGCCGACATTTGATGTCCCCTGAAGATCCAATCGCCGTCAGCGCCGATCGCACCAGAGCAGCCATCCACGACGACGGGGATAAAATCTCGATTCTTGACGTAGCGACTGGCACCCCATGCGCGTCCATTCCAGTCGACTCGCAACGCCACTTTCACACGGTTTCATGTTCTCCGGATGGGTCGACCGTGCTTGTCCAGACCGAAGCGGAGCGAGTGCTGCGGCTAGAGGTGTGGAACGTCGATCAGGAGCGACTTCTCTGGACCTGGGAGAGCAAGCGTGCGTCAAGGAACGCATCTGGCCCCCTCAATCGAGTCACCTGGAATACAGACGGAACTCGGTTTGCCGCGATAGGGTTTGGCGATGACGGCGAGAACGGATCGAAGTATTGGCGAGATCACTTACACTTATTTGACATACCGCAGAAATCGAGGTTGTTCAAATATCTACCCAACGGTCGAGACAAAATAATTTCGGCATGCTGGGACGCCAATGGAGGCCGAATCGCTATCGGGACGGCGGATGGTCGCTTAGAAGTCGTGGATGCCGAACACAGCGTACAACTGTTCTCCGAAAAAATTCACGTTGACGGTATCACTGCGATCGCTTGGCACCCAACTGGCAAGCGATTGGCTCTAGGTACGCGCGACGGAACGGTGAAGATTGCCGATTCTGAAGCGGGCACCGTGCTGCTGAACTTCCCGCCGCTTTCGACGCGTATCTCGTCGATGGCATGGAGCGCAAACGGCCAAGAACTGGCAGCAGCTTCTGCCCGAGGCGAGATTCAGTCCTGGGATGCTAGACGCGGTTACGAACTTGCCTCTGGCAGTACCAGACGAGGTGAGTTGGCATGGGCATATTACGGTCAATCTCCAAAGGCGGCGAGCGAGAGTCGCACCGACGCCTTGCAGGCTTTCATGAAATACGCTCCTGATACGCTTGGCTACTGGAGGTCGCGTGGAGAGGTCTGCGCAGAACTCGGCAACTTCAAGCGAGCACGAGAGGAGTTCTCCAAAGCAATAGGGTCAGATTTGAAGTATTCCTTTAGTGCCGCGCGTGCACGTGCCTGGGCAATTCTGGGGAGTGGTCGATGGGGCGATTTTCATCAGACGTGCGCGGAACTTGTGCAGGAGTTTCAACACAGTCCGATACCTTCTAACCAAGGATACGTGTCTTGGCTGTGGGCAATGACCCCCAATGAGTTAATTGATCCCGAGACTGTAGTGCAGATGGCGCACACATATCGCGACGAATATCAGGGAGACCGCGCGCACCTAACGTACGGTGCATGCCTTTACCGTAAGGGGGACCTTGATGAAGCGGTCCGAGTGCTGATGAGTTTATCCGCTAAACTCGACCGAGGCGGAGATCAGGTTGACCTCTATCACTCGGCCTGCGCAAATTACTTCCTTGCCATGTCGAGATACTCGTTGGGCAACGAATTCCAAGCTAGGCGACTCTGTCAGGAAGCAAACCAATTCACAGACGCTTGCCTCACAAGATTGCCAAGCACAGCTTGGCAGCAGAGAGTCGCTTTGCAGACGCTGCGTCAAGAGGCGAATGCAATGCTTGCCGACTAG